The segment GTTCGTCCAGTTCGCGTACGACGCGCAACTGGTCTTCGGAAGAAAACTTGATGCCCGGGCCCTGCGCGCCGTCGCGCAGCGTCGTATCGTAGATTTCAATGCGTCTTGTCACGGTGTTTCCAGCTTCGGTTGTGTTCAGAACAGGTCGACAAAGGAAGCAGGGGCGGAGAACAGAATTAGAGACTCGGGCCGGCCGTTCCGGGACCGGAATCAGGCGCAAGCCACCTCGGACTTTCTTGACAGTCTCGTTTCAGCTTCATGCCGCATGTCTCGTCGTTTTGCTTGCCGGTCTCTATCCTCGTGTGAACCTCGGGCCTTATCCCGTATTTCCCTGTTCCCTCAAAACGCCATCCGCGCCTCCTGTAGCATATGTTCCACCAGGCGGTACCCGTCGCGCAACGCAACGCCCGTTTGCGCCGCGTCCCTCTCCGAATACGCTTGGGCGCCGCAGCGGGTCACGCCCGCGCCGCACAACGCGAAAGGCGTCGCGTCGCCGTAGTGGCCTTTCGTGCTCAACAGCGTGAAATGGTCCGGCGCCACGAGAAGCCGAGCCTCGGGATTGCGTTCCACGTAATCGAGGAATGGCGCGACAACCTTCGCGTCGAAATCCTCGATGGCCTGCATCTTCAGGTCGAGCCGGCCCTGGTGGGCCGCCTCATCCGGCGCCTCGACGTGTACGTACACGAAATCATGCCTACTCAGCGCGTCCATCGCGCCGGAAACCTTGCCCGCGTAGTTGGTGTCCAGCCAGCCCGTGGCGCCCGGCACATCAATGACTTCAAGGCCCGCCAGCACGCCCAGACCCTTTACCAAGTCCACCGCCGAAATCACCGCGCCAGACAGTCCGAACTTCTCGCGATACGGGGTCATCTTCGGCGAGGTGCCCTGACCCCACAGCCACGCCGAAGTCGCCGCCAACTTGCCCGCGGACACGCGCTTCCGGTTCACCGCGTGCCCCGCCAAAACGCCCTGGGACCGCTTCATGATGTCCGTGATACCTGCCGCCGCCGGACCCTGCGGCCAGTAGCCCGCGTGCGGCTGGTCCATGATGTTATGCGGCGGTGTGCACTCCGTCGCGACGAGGTCCTGGACGCTTGCCCCCGCGCCCGCCGTCACGACCGCGAGGTGCCGGTAGGAGACACCCGAGTGAAAACGGACCGGGATCGACGGTGACAGGATCTCGTCGAGCGATGCGATAATTGCCGCGCCTTCTTCGCTCGTGATGTGGCCCGCCGTGAAATCGCGCATGACCCCGTCTTCCAGCGTCACCAGATTACAGCGGAACGCGACTTGGTCCGGGGCCAGAGCGATGCGGCGGCTCGCCGCCTCGATCGGCGCGCGCCCGCAGAACGTCGCGCGCGGGTCGTAGCCGAACAAGGAAAGGTTGCCTATCTCGCTGCCTGCGGGCATGCCCTCCGGGATCGGCCAGTAATTGCCGGTGGCGC is part of the Candidatus Hydrogenedentota bacterium genome and harbors:
- a CDS encoding cofactor-independent phosphoglycerate mutase: MADLPHAALDGKTPLEAARIPAMDRVVQRGATGNYWPIPEGMPAGSEIGNLSLFGYDPRATFCGRAPIEAASRRIALAPDQVAFRCNLVTLEDGVMRDFTAGHITSEEGAAIIASLDEILSPSIPVRFHSGVSYRHLAVVTAGAGASVQDLVATECTPPHNIMDQPHAGYWPQGPAAAGITDIMKRSQGVLAGHAVNRKRVSAGKLAATSAWLWGQGTSPKMTPYREKFGLSGAVISAVDLVKGLGVLAGLEVIDVPGATGWLDTNYAGKVSGAMDALSRHDFVYVHVEAPDEAAHQGRLDLKMQAIEDFDAKVVAPFLDYVERNPEARLLVAPDHFTLLSTKGHYGDATPFALCGAGVTRCGAQAYSERDAAQTGVALRDGYRLVEHMLQEARMAF